Within the Methanobacterium sp. BRmetb2 genome, the region ACCAAAATAACCTTTGTTTACCACCAGGAATTTCAGGCAAAAACAGCACATGAGTCACTAAAACCAGATAATATGGATTTTATTGATTCTCATATTGATAATAATCATCTAATTTATGAATTAAAAGGGAATTCTTTGAGAACTATTTTGGCAACTGTTGATGATCTGATATTTTGTGAAATGATGTCAGAAAAAATTTTAGATTCAATCTAATAAAGGAAAATTAATTATTTAAAAAAATTTTTAAACAGATTTATAAAATTATTATTTGTTAGAAGGTGATTTAAAATGAAATTTAAACTTAAAGGGAAAATCACGTTCAGTAAAGATGCACAAGAAGCTGAAAAAGATATTGAAAAGTTTATAGATTATGCTAACCATGACCTCTTTCAAAAAGGGGTTCCTGAAGAACAAAAAGAGGATGCCTCCTACATAAAAAACTGGAATTTAGAGGACAATACACTACATATAACCATTGAATCTGGAAGACGTGGAAGGGCTCATGATGCACTTTTACGGATGAAAAAACCGTTACTACAAATTATGGGACCTAAATATCATGTGGGGGTAAGAAAGATTCATGTAAGTGAATATGAAATCCAGATACCTACCACTAGAAAAATCGATCTAAGCGACATGCCATATGTAGCTGAATTTGAAACTATAGATGACGTGATCATTATCAAGTTCCAGGACTTGGAGGAAGGAGACCTTAGAAGACACGTGGTTGACCGGGTAATAAAACAGGTGCTGGCTGAAACTGAAAAAGATACGGTTACAACCGAAGGTCCCAGTGATATCTTAACTAAACAGGTTACCAAAATAGAACCCGGCACAATAGTATCCAAAAGCCAAAAACAAAAGTTCTTTTTTGAAGGCGACGCCACAGAAGAGGCTGCAAAACTGGGATGGGTCAAGAAGTTTCCAGGAAAAGGACAATGGTTCTACGGACCAAAGCTTATTGCCTTACAACGAACCATAGAAGAGATATTTCTGGAGGAATTAGTCTACAAAATGGACTTTGTAGAGTGCATGTGGCCTAAACTGATACCAATTCCAGTGATGAACAAAATGCGTTACCTTGAAGGACTCCCAGAGGGAATGTACTATTGTTCTGCTCCCCGTAGAGACCCTGAAATTTTTGAAAAGTTCAAACAAGAAGTTGTAATTAAAAAAGACGTTCCAATTGACCTCTTAAAAGAAGGGCTTAAAGATCCTTCCTATGTCCTAGCACCAGCCCAGTGTGAACCATTCTACGAATTCTTCTCTCACGAAGTAGTTGATGAATCAGAATTACCCATAAAGTTTTTTGACCGTAGTGGCTGGACATACCGATGGGAAGCTGGAGGAGCCAAAGGACTGGATCGGGTTCATGAATTCCAACGAGTGGAACTGGTATGGCTTGGAAAACCAGATGATGTGGAGAAAATAAGAGACACCACTGTGAATATATCCCAAAAAATCGCCGATGATATGGAACTGGAGTGGTATACAGAAGTGGGCGATGATCCATTCTACCTGGAAGGCCGAAAAGTGGAAGAACGAGGAATCCAATTCCCAGATATTCCTAAATATGAAATGAGACTTGTTGCGCCTAATCAAAGTAAAGGAGTTGCTGTGGTATCCGCTAATGTACATGGAACTCATTTTACTGAAGGATTTTCCATCAAAGAAGCCCATAAACATGTTCTGTGGACTGGTTGTTTGGGTATCGGTATTTCCCGGTGGATATTTGGATTTTTAGCTCAGAAAGGTTTTAATCCAGAAAACTGGCCAAAAGATGTAAAAGAAAGAGTTAACGATGTTAAAGTGCCAAAGATCTTAACCTGGCCTTAAATAAATCCGATAAATAAGTTTTTAATTTAAAAATAAATAAAAAATTAAAAGGAATCAATGATTATTCCTTTTTTTCTTCTTCAATTTTTTCTTCTACTTCTTCAGCAACTGTAGATTCTTCTTTAGCTTCTTCTGCAATCTCTTCGGCTACTTCTTCCGCACCTTTAACTTCTTCAGCTACTTCTTCAGCTACTTCTTCGGCTACTTCTTCCGCACCTTTAACTTCTTCAGCTAGTTCTTCAGCTGCTGCAGCTTCTTCTGCCTTTTTCTCAAAGACATCGGTAAATTCCACTTTTTCAATACCTTCAATGTTTTCCCAAACATCACGTGCAATGCGGAATCTGGCAAAAGTTATGTCCATGTAAGGTTTTTGATCAAAGCGGGCCATTTCATCCATTTGTATTACGACTTTACCATCTTCTAGTTCTATCTGGGTTTTATCCAGGTCTAAATTACCGGCAGGATAGTGTAATTCTATCATGCTTTTGATCTTGTCCATGTCATCATCAATTATCTTTTCAACCTTAACATCGTAAACCAGATTTTTACCTGCTAATTCATGGTTGAAATCAACGTTAACTCTTCCGCCGCTTATACTTCTAATGATACCATTATGTCCTTCTGAAGTTATGGTCATTCCCACGTATGGTTTTATGTTCTGTTTTTTAAATTCTCGCATAGGGACCAGTTGTATGAGTTTAGAGTCTCTTTTACCAAATGCTTCTTCTGGAGTTAGCTCCACGATTTTTTCTTCGCCTTCATCCATGCCCACTAAAGCTTCATCAAGACCTTTTAATACATGGCCACCTGCCACTACTATTGGTATTGGTCCGTAATTTTTATTTTCAACAAGTATTCCTGCCTCTTCTGCCACACTTTCAATTGTGGTGTCAAAAACATCACCTGTTTCCTTTGTTTTTGCTGTATATTCTAATCTTATAAAATCTCCTTCTTTCACTGCCATATCTCTAGCCTCCTGTGTGTTATTTTTTCATTAAACTTTTTTAAAATGTTTTTATTTTTGAAATTTAATATTCTTATTATAGATGGATAAGAATCTATATATTTTGATATTTGATCCTTATTTATTCTTGCCTCTAATGATGATAAAATCCTTTGCTTATAATGACGGCTGAATCCCCATGAAATAATTTTTTCAATCTCCTCTAAACTTTCAAAAGGACGCCCTTCAATCATATTCTGGGCAGTAACATCATTGATAAGATTCAATGAAGCTAAATCATCCAAACTACTTTGGTTTACAACTTCCAGTATTCTCTCCTGGTCCCTTATATCATTTAGGGGTGCTCGATTATTCGCTATTTCTTCTTTTAAAACTGCAATAGTTTCAGATGGTAACATTTCCTTAGCAGATTCAAAATCGCCATTGGAAACGAATTGTCTGATTTTTGTGCCGCTGACTCCTTCCACACGTTTTACAAATATGAATTTATCCTTAAAGTTAAACCCAACCTTTTTCAGAGACTTGGAAAGGGATACTATTACGTAGTTATCTTCATCCAGTTTTCCCTCTTTTAAGACTTTTTTACTTTCCACATCAACGAACTTGTAGGGTTTAGGGGCGACTGCCTTACCCTTATTTATATGTTCTAATATTTCATTAAAGCCTTCTACTGGTTTATATCCTCGGGGGATGAAATCCGTGTTTAAAGCTTGAAACATTTTGGCTAAACACAGCGAATATTGTCCGGATCCCATAATACCCATTGGTGGTCCTTCTACTACCACGTCCGCCCCCACATTCACCGCGGCCTTAGCACGGGCCTGGCGTGTCATTATATAGGGCATACCCCTACCATTTCGCTCGAAAAGTCCGGGAACCACTGCAACAAAAATGGCATCTGGCTCTTTTTCCTTTGCTTTCATCATACAGTGGCGGTGACCAAGGTGCAAAGGAGAATATTCCGTGAAATCAGCCATTATCTTAACTGTGCCAGTTGGTTCCTGCAACAAAGGTTCATTACTTAGATCATCAAAGAATATTTTCCTATCCCGTTTAATTAAATCTCTGATAAAATCAGTTTGTGATACCATAGACACACACATACCATTATGTAAATTTTGGGATAAAATATTTATTATCAATATTATTATAGAACTGACTCTTTTTTTAGAAGATTTTAACTTAAGCGTTAATTTAATTTATCATGACTACGTTTAATTTCAAAAAATATATAGACTGGATTTTATAATATCTTACTGAGGACTTATCATGAAATTTAAACATCTAATCACTATTCTTGTATTTGTTATAGCTGTTATTTCAGTATGTGGATGCCTAGAAAGTAAAAAAACCTTTGAAGATAATGAAATATCCTTTGATTATCCATCCCAGTGGAAAACAGGCGAAGTTATGGACCTGCCTGGAGCCATTATTAGTGTTAGAAATGGAAATACAGATGTTATCATATCTAAAAATAAAATGAACAATAGTTCTAGTTTAAAAGATTATTACAACAATTTTAAAGAGAATAATAAAAAAAGTTTAGTAAAATACTGTTATGAACTCATATCCGAGAAGACTCTGAAGGTAGATAATACCGACGCTTATGAGATAATTTATAAAATTGGATGCAATGATACTCAAACTCGTCAACAGCATCGAACTATTTTCACAGCAAAAAATGGCTATCTATATACTATATCTTGTACAGTTATACCTCCCGAAGAATTTGATAATCAAAAAAATGATTTAGACATTATAATTGAAAGTTTTCATGTGAAATAATGTTTTAAACAAATGGTGTTTTAATGATGGACCTGTGCATTGTAAACTGCAAAATACCTCCCATGAAATCAGAATGCTGTATAACTGTGAATAATGGAAAAATAATATCCATTAAAAAACTTCCAACAAAAAGTGATGATATAATTGATTTGAAGGGTAAAACAGTTTTGCCAGGATTGATAGATGTTCACGTCCATCTAAGAGATCCTGGGTTAACTGAAAAGGAAGATTTTAGAACCGGAACCATGGCAGCGGCGCATGGAGGATTTACCACAGTTTTTGACATGCCCAACACCCTCCCCCCTACAAATACTGTTGATGCATTTTGTCAGAAAATGGAGATAGCTCAAAAGAAAAGTTTAGTAGATTATGGTTTGCATGCCGGTGTTGGAGATCTGGATGAAATAAAAGAAATTGCCAAACTGAAACCAGTGTCTTTTAAAATTTTTATGGACCTAATAGACAACAAATTCTTAATAGAATCTTTCCAGCAAATATCAAAGTTAAAATATAACCCTATAATTTCTTTGCATGCGGAAGATGGTAACATTGTCCAGTACTGCACCTCTCAAATCATGAAGAAAATTGATTTAAAACCTGAATTATATGCAAAAGCCCGGCCCCCATTGGCTGAAATAATATCTTTATCCAATGCCATTGAAATGGCCAAATACATAGGAAATAAAATTCATATTTGTCATTTGAGTACAATAGAATCCTTAAAATTAGTTAAAAAAGCTAAAAAAGAGGGTTGTGATATAACTGCTGAGATAACACCTCATCACTTATTTTTAAACTCGGATTATCTCAGATTGAAAGGTAATTTTGCTAAAACTAATCCTCCTCTTCGTTCAAATAAATATAAAATTGGAATAAGCCAACTAGAGGAACTAGATATGATTGGAACAGATCACGCACCCCATAGAATTGTTGAAAAAAATCAGGACGTTTGGAATGCTCCACCAGGTGTTCCTAATCTGGAAACTGCACTTCCACTTCTTTTAACTGAATTTAATAGGGGAAATATTAGTCTAGAACTTATTAAGAGATTGTTGTGTGAAAATCCATCAAAAAGATTTAACTTAAAAAGTAAAGGTTTCATAAAAAAAGGGTTAGATGCAGACTTTGTAGTTGTGGATTTGAAAAAAGAGGGAATTATAAATCCAGAATATTTTAAATCTAAGGCAAAATATTCTCCTTTTGAAGGATTTGAAATTCAAGGAATGCCCGTCATGACACTGGTCAGAGGTAAAGTGGTAATGAAAGAAGGAGATATTTTTGAAAATAAGGGAAAATTTGTTTATGATTAACTTTTTATTATTCTTTTAATAAACTTCTTTTTTTAAAATTATAGAATTGAATATTCTACCAAAAATTAGATGGATCAAATCTTTTTGAAAAAAATTTATTTAGACAGTTAATTACAATTAAATGAAATTAGGTGATAAAATGTGTGAATCAAGTGTTTATAGTACTGAAGGCTCACTGATAATGGAAGATGTTATCTATATCAAAATTGACAATGCAAAAATAGATTTAACTGATATTTTAAATCAGAAAAAAGAGCTAAAAGGTAAAATTGTTGAGATGGATCTTGAAAAGCATAAAATCTATGTAAATTTAGAATAAGGATAAAAATTGCTGAAAAATAACTCAAATTTGGGTTAAGAATTAAAAAATTATTTTTTTAGATTTAATATTGAGTTAAGATATTCTTAAAAAAATAGATAATACTGATTTAAGAAAATTCTTAAAAAAAAATAGATTTTGGTGGAAAATCCACCATTAAAAAATTTTTATTTTTGATTTTACTTGAGGAATAGTGCTCCTTTTGGACATGCAGGTATACATTGGTCACAAAGTATACAGAACCCTTTGAGGGGTACTTTATCATCTGTGAGTTTCAGCATGTTGTAAGGACAGACTTCCACACAGTCTCCACATTCTGTACATTTTGCAGGATTGTACTGTATTCTTTTACGTTTTTCAACTTTTCCATCAATGACTTTGTCCATATCCACTAGGGTTAAGGCGTCATTTGGGCAAGCTACAGTACAGGCACCACATCTTGTACACATGGCAAATGATGGTTCTGAATCCACCTTTTCCTCGCCAGGAACTTGCATTCCAGTTTTAGTTACGACTCTTATGGCATCGTTGGGACATATTTGTGCACATGCTCCAATAAAATCACATTTTTCTTCATCGTATACTAAACCTTCATCACTGGCAGGCGTTGCTGGTTCGAGTTCGACTTCTAAGTCTATAGCATCTACTGGACAGATATTTTCGCATAAACCACATGCAGTACATATTTCTGGTAATTCTACAGTTAAATTAGATGGATTAACTCCTATGAAGTCACCAGGACATGCTTCCACACACGTGTTACATCCTATACAAGTATCTGCGTCCAAATCGAATTTGATGATTTCTTTTCCACGTTTTACTGGCTTTTTACCAGATATGAATACTGCATTCCATGGGCAGGTCTGAGAACAGATTCCACACTTGATACATGTATCTTCATCAATTTCTATGGTGCCACCTATCTCTGGGAGAGTTATGGCATTAACTGGACATTCATCTACACACATCCCACATCCAACGCAATCTGCGATGTAAATAGGGCCTTCAATTTCCAGTTCAACTGTTTTAGGTTCTTTAACTCCTTCAACCCCTATAACTTCAACTGGGCAGATGTCAACACATTTTTGACACATTACACAGTATCCTTGAAGTGGAACTTTTTCAGCCTTTCCACCACCTAATTTCAAGGTTTGTGGTGGGCAAACTTCTACACATTCTCCACATTCATCACATTTTGCAGGGTTGAAGACTATACGACCTTGAACATTTCCTTCCTCATCTAAGACCATATCTTCAAGTTTCAAGGCATCTTGTGGACATACTTCTACACATTTTGGCTCCCCTCCACAGATATCACAGTATATCACATCTTCTGGTGATACTTCGATTGCTGCGGTGGGACATGTGCCTTGACATGCTCCACATCGGATGCAGTCTTCTTTGTTGACTACTATCATTTTTTATTCACCCCTGGTGAATTAAATCTTTTTGACGAGATGTCCGTCACTATCAAATACTTCAAGGGTTGATAGTCTCATTTGACTGTCTAATTGGTGGGTTGCACAGGATAGACATGGGTCGTATGCTCTTATTACCATTTCCATCAAGTTGAAAATACTGTCGTCTACTTCAACACCTGGTTTTATGTAATCTTTAGCTACTTTTTGTATACCCATTTCCATAGCTGGGTTGTTTTGAATTGTGGCTACTACAATGTTTGCTTTGGTAACTAAACCATTCTCATCACAAGCATAATGGTGAGTTAAAGTTCCACGAGAAGCTTCAACAATACCTACACCTTCTCCAGCTGTTTTTTCTAGAGCTTCTGGGAATTTTTGTCCAGATAAATCTCCTTCAAGAGCATCAGCAGCACATTCTGATGCAGCTAATAACTCTATAAGTCTTGCCCAGTGGTATAGTAATGGTTCATGAGCATATCCAAAGGTTTTCTTGAAATCTTCAAATTCTGCTTGAGCTAATGGGGCGGCATCAGGCATTTTATCAGCTACATTTAGCCGGGACAATGGACATACTCTGTAAATACCATCAGGATATCCTAAATCTTTAATGTATGGGAATTTTAGCCAGGAGTATGGTTTCACATGTTCTGCAATGTAGTCAAGGTAATTACTGCAATGGAATTCTGCATATATATTACCTTCCTTATCTTTCATACGTACGTCTCCATCGTACATATCCCAAACACCATTTTTAACCAGACCAGTGTGATAAGTTTCTATATAACCAAGAGTTTTTACCAAATCAATATTTTCTTCAAATATTGGTTTAGCTAGTTCTAATGTAGCTTGAGACAATTCTACATTTCTTTGCGCTTTTTTAAGAAGATCTTTTTGAGTTTCATCATCTAGACTAGTGGATATTCCACCAGGAGTAGATGAAGTTGGGTGAATAGGTCTTCCACCAGTAGCTTTAATAAGATCTAATGCATTTTTTCTTAACTCAATTGCTTGAAGAGCTACATCTGGTGCGTCTTTTATGATTTGGAATACATTTCTGGTTTTTCTATCTTTTCCTGCAATAAAGTCAGGAGCTGCCAGGAAGTAGAAATGCAAAGCGTGGGAGTGCATGGTGGAACCCCAGTTCATAAGTTCCCTCATTTTGTAAGCAGTTGGGAGTATATCTTCAGCTTCGAATCCAAAACACATATCCACTGCCTTTGCAGCTGCAAGGTGGTGCTGTACATCACATATACCACATATACGTGGTACCATACGTGGTACTTCTTCTATGTTTCTTCCTTGCAGAAATTTTTCAAATCCACGGAACTCCATTACGTGTAGTTTAGTGTCCTTGACGTTTCCTGCATCGTCCAAGTCCACTGTAATTTTTGCGTGACCTTCAATTCTGGTCACAGGTTCCATTTTTAATTTAACCATTTATTTACCCTCCTTTCTTATTTTAGCGGGTACAAGGGCCGCTGGGAGTGTATAAGTGTAGAATGTTCCTACAATATCATCTAATTGTTCAGCCACTTCTTCAGGATCCACGGTTTTATCTCTTTCTACACCGAAGTCAGAACCAATAGCACTTATCATTTTTGCACCTTGGTCTACTACGTTGAAAGTAGGTCCGTAGCATCCCTGACATCTAATACCTATACTTGGGCATTCTGCTCCACAGATAGATATTGTGGCAGGTCCGTTACATACTAATCCTTGTGGTATTAAGCATAATTCTGGTTCAGGTTCTCCCAGTTCAAACTGACGTAAAATTTTATCCATGGCCAATCCTTCTGGTGGTTTTTCCCTAGGACAAACTTCACATAAGTTAGTTGTAGGTACTTCCACAGGTTCTCCTTTCAGTAAAGCCATTACTACTTCAGCTACTACATCAGACCGGGGTGGACATCCAGGTAAGGCTATGTCAACGTCTATAACTTCAGCCAATGGTCTAACCCTGCTTTCTAGATGTGGTATTTCCTCAGATGGGATAACATTATCCGGGTTAATTGTACTTTCTGAATTTTGGTATGCCTCTTCTATGAGTTCTTCTGGAGTGTGTAAGTTACCCATTCCAGGTATTCCACCGTATACTGCACAAGTACCAAATGAAACAACAAATTTTGCTTTTTCTCTGATCTTTTCAGCTAATTCCCTGTTTTCATCATTTCTAATACCGCCAGTAATTACGGCAACGTCTAGTTCTGGAATTTCATCATACTTAACATCCATTAAAACTGGACAAAATTCAAAATCTGCTAATTCCATAACATCTATTAATGCTTCATGAAGATCAGCAATGGATAAGTGGCATCCTGAACATACACAAAGCCAGTTTGTTCCTATTTTTGCTTTTTCTGCCATTTATAATCCTCCGTTTATGCCTCAACTGCTAATTGTTCTTTTAGAGGAGATGGGCCAAGAGCGGTTATACGATCTACCATCATTTTTACGGTTTCAGCAAATTTTTCTCCTTCTGATGCTGATATCCAGTCGTGGTATATCCTTTCTCTTCCAATGCCTATATCTTCTGCTAGTTTGTATATTAATCTCATTCTTCTATCTAGTTTGTAGTTTCCTGCGTCGTAGTGACAGTCACCATGGTGACATCCTGCAACGATTACACCGTCTGCACCTTCTCTGAAGGCCTTAAAAATAAATTGCGGTTCGATTCTTCCAGAGCACATTACTCTGATTACACGTACATTTGGAGGATATTGCATCCTTGCTGTACCTGCAGTGTCTGCTCCACCATAGGAGCACCAATTACAACAAAACATTACGATCTTCACATCATCCTCAGCCATAGAGTTTCCTCCTTGCTTTTATGCATGTACTATCAATTGTACTATTCATTTTATTATGTACCATTAATGTACAGTATATGGATATAAAAGTAGTAAGTATAAAGATTACTTATAAAACAAAGTCGAAAATTTTATATATGTGAACACGGTTTTTTGTTTTCGTAATATTCCATTTAAAGCGTATAATAAGAATTATTCCTACCTATTTATCTTTAATTACAAGTCATGATATTGTTATTAATTTTTATAAGAATTTTATCTTAATTCAGATATATTATTACAAAAAAATTATAAAAAATTATTGATTTTCAAATAATTTAGATTATTACAATATGATTAATAAATTTAGTGAGTTATATATAAAATAAAATACAAAATAGCAGATAGTTAATGGAATTAAAAGCAATATTTACGGTGGTGATTAAGCTGCTACTTGAAATAACTGATCTAGCAGTTGAAGTAAGTGGAAAAGAAGTTTTGACTGATGTAGATTTGTATATAGATAAAGGAGAAACTCACGTCCTTTTAGGACCCAACGGAGCAGGTAAGAGTACTTTATTTATGAGTTTACTAGGATTTCCTAAATACAAAGTTACTCGAGGAGAAATCTTATTCAAAGGTGAAAATATAACCAATCTTTCAACCACAGAAAGAGTG harbors:
- a CDS encoding Ni/Fe hydrogenase subunit alpha, which translates into the protein MVKLKMEPVTRIEGHAKITVDLDDAGNVKDTKLHVMEFRGFEKFLQGRNIEEVPRMVPRICGICDVQHHLAAAKAVDMCFGFEAEDILPTAYKMRELMNWGSTMHSHALHFYFLAAPDFIAGKDRKTRNVFQIIKDAPDVALQAIELRKNALDLIKATGGRPIHPTSSTPGGISTSLDDETQKDLLKKAQRNVELSQATLELAKPIFEENIDLVKTLGYIETYHTGLVKNGVWDMYDGDVRMKDKEGNIYAEFHCSNYLDYIAEHVKPYSWLKFPYIKDLGYPDGIYRVCPLSRLNVADKMPDAAPLAQAEFEDFKKTFGYAHEPLLYHWARLIELLAASECAADALEGDLSGQKFPEALEKTAGEGVGIVEASRGTLTHHYACDENGLVTKANIVVATIQNNPAMEMGIQKVAKDYIKPGVEVDDSIFNLMEMVIRAYDPCLSCATHQLDSQMRLSTLEVFDSDGHLVKKI
- a CDS encoding dihydroorotase is translated as MMDLCIVNCKIPPMKSECCITVNNGKIISIKKLPTKSDDIIDLKGKTVLPGLIDVHVHLRDPGLTEKEDFRTGTMAAAHGGFTTVFDMPNTLPPTNTVDAFCQKMEIAQKKSLVDYGLHAGVGDLDEIKEIAKLKPVSFKIFMDLIDNKFLIESFQQISKLKYNPIISLHAEDGNIVQYCTSQIMKKIDLKPELYAKARPPLAEIISLSNAIEMAKYIGNKIHICHLSTIESLKLVKKAKKEGCDITAEITPHHLFLNSDYLRLKGNFAKTNPPLRSNKYKIGISQLEELDMIGTDHAPHRIVEKNQDVWNAPPGVPNLETALPLLLTEFNRGNISLELIKRLLCENPSKRFNLKSKGFIKKGLDADFVVVDLKKEGIINPEYFKSKAKYSPFEGFEIQGMPVMTLVRGKVVMKEGDIFENKGKFVYD
- a CDS encoding ferredoxin; the protein is MIVVNKEDCIRCGACQGTCPTAAIEVSPEDVIYCDICGGEPKCVEVCPQDALKLEDMVLDEEGNVQGRIVFNPAKCDECGECVEVCPPQTLKLGGGKAEKVPLQGYCVMCQKCVDICPVEVIGVEGVKEPKTVELEIEGPIYIADCVGCGMCVDECPVNAITLPEIGGTIEIDEDTCIKCGICSQTCPWNAVFISGKKPVKRGKEIIKFDLDADTCIGCNTCVEACPGDFIGVNPSNLTVELPEICTACGLCENICPVDAIDLEVELEPATPASDEGLVYDEEKCDFIGACAQICPNDAIRVVTKTGMQVPGEEKVDSEPSFAMCTRCGACTVACPNDALTLVDMDKVIDGKVEKRKRIQYNPAKCTECGDCVEVCPYNMLKLTDDKVPLKGFCILCDQCIPACPKGALFLK
- a CDS encoding methyl-viologen-reducing hydrogenase subunit delta, whose product is MAEDDVKIVMFCCNWCSYGGADTAGTARMQYPPNVRVIRVMCSGRIEPQFIFKAFREGADGVIVAGCHHGDCHYDAGNYKLDRRMRLIYKLAEDIGIGRERIYHDWISASEGEKFAETVKMMVDRITALGPSPLKEQLAVEA
- a CDS encoding peptidylprolyl isomerase, producing MAVKEGDFIRLEYTAKTKETGDVFDTTIESVAEEAGILVENKNYGPIPIVVAGGHVLKGLDEALVGMDEGEEKIVELTPEEAFGKRDSKLIQLVPMREFKKQNIKPYVGMTITSEGHNGIIRSISGGRVNVDFNHELAGKNLVYDVKVEKIIDDDMDKIKSMIELHYPAGNLDLDKTQIELEDGKVVIQMDEMARFDQKPYMDITFARFRIARDVWENIEGIEKVEFTDVFEKKAEEAAAAEELAEEVKGAEEVAEEVAEEVAEEVKGAEEVAEEIAEEAKEESTVAEEVEEKIEEEKKE
- a CDS encoding F420-nonreducing hydrogenase; translation: MAEKAKIGTNWLCVCSGCHLSIADLHEALIDVMELADFEFCPVLMDVKYDEIPELDVAVITGGIRNDENRELAEKIREKAKFVVSFGTCAVYGGIPGMGNLHTPEELIEEAYQNSESTINPDNVIPSEEIPHLESRVRPLAEVIDVDIALPGCPPRSDVVAEVVMALLKGEPVEVPTTNLCEVCPREKPPEGLAMDKILRQFELGEPEPELCLIPQGLVCNGPATISICGAECPSIGIRCQGCYGPTFNVVDQGAKMISAIGSDFGVERDKTVDPEEVAEQLDDIVGTFYTYTLPAALVPAKIRKEGK
- the serS gene encoding serine--tRNA ligase, with amino-acid sequence MKFKLKGKITFSKDAQEAEKDIEKFIDYANHDLFQKGVPEEQKEDASYIKNWNLEDNTLHITIESGRRGRAHDALLRMKKPLLQIMGPKYHVGVRKIHVSEYEIQIPTTRKIDLSDMPYVAEFETIDDVIIIKFQDLEEGDLRRHVVDRVIKQVLAETEKDTVTTEGPSDILTKQVTKIEPGTIVSKSQKQKFFFEGDATEEAAKLGWVKKFPGKGQWFYGPKLIALQRTIEEIFLEELVYKMDFVECMWPKLIPIPVMNKMRYLEGLPEGMYYCSAPRRDPEIFEKFKQEVVIKKDVPIDLLKEGLKDPSYVLAPAQCEPFYEFFSHEVVDESELPIKFFDRSGWTYRWEAGGAKGLDRVHEFQRVELVWLGKPDDVEKIRDTTVNISQKIADDMELEWYTEVGDDPFYLEGRKVEERGIQFPDIPKYEMRLVAPNQSKGVAVVSANVHGTHFTEGFSIKEAHKHVLWTGCLGIGISRWIFGFLAQKGFNPENWPKDVKERVNDVKVPKILTWP